A genome region from Candidatus Protochlamydia phocaeensis includes the following:
- a CDS encoding PAS domain S-box protein, protein MKFDKYSRVTRAIALVTGFISLAISLIHLISWHIHYYPVLEIGADLPPIQYNTALLLALSSLALIYDILISNHFSLSRWLGFIIGGWGLLTLIEYVGKIDLGIDELFFKSYIVSPSYYPGRMSPLTALAFIFIGSAFSFLSHQRINPTRSTLAFIFTILVFAVGFFGLFNYFISIQTTLGISHATAMALLTGITLILLSIGILSRILYFNHIHHIDISYLYPFLVSIGVFLFCLLEIWGVWHGQAQSLHRDIKEKAREIRANLSFELEEKGFLLVRMVRRTELRPISINSTEWEQDALFLMENVHDLKQIAWLDSDFHVQNFIPKQAQLVDFSNLFSDELKQEVETIPSSRFLIKYFSPYLIFIIPPDETQNMYLVGLANSYQLFDTIIQNLASTDYTIQVLQDSILIYQLNESPTPTMKQWSDQSHLELPGLDLILDVFPSTAKINETINQEIRWISILGGFLLSCILGILIYLWQFSQRKLKQIQQISEELTENQDKLDLALKSAEMGVWSWNLETDQVFTDSHTSSFLGLPNRASLRSWDEAFIYVLEEDKNRLKLQLNEALNNRGSLETHIRIASPQQPFRYLSIKGKIGVVEKESTLKMTGICWDITENQRNLKLLEGQLAVAKILQTSISIKEAAPKILEALGKDLEWDIAVFWELKDNAQEMECLNIWHVPSFNIEEFEKETRDLILHKGQSFLGEIWDYVGPLWIQDIELKHNFAQAEKARAIGLKGALGFPILAMQKDKNIVLGVIEFFRRTRFNDKIDIFFLNFCYAIGSTIGLFMQQKKDESAQAFLASIVQCSNEAIISKNLDGIITSWNKGAEQIFYYTEEEAIGKSVQILYPPEKFEELQYILDITSRGEFISTLETVRKRKNGELCWCLAAFSPIKDRTGAIVGSCAIARDISEFKRAQEEAQKHQENFRAFIETTNDWIWSIDAEGKITFSNNAIKTILGYKVEEIIGADISFLLDAGDRKKWTQEFKNYLNKQKGWIALVHQWRHKNGSIKWLESNAEPIISAQGEITGYRGADRDITERVHADKVKNEFISVVSHELRTPLTSIRGSLGLLIGKSKEELKPRSLHLIEIAYNNCERLIRLINDILDMEKMEVGKIELHFEPLNIDDLIHTAVESSQSYAEKFKVQIKVEQLTEGAKIFGSADRLLQVLDNLLSNAIKFSNPNGHVFISATQNTTSVRVSIKDEGCGIEDSFQNQVFKKFAQADASSSRPSAGTGLGLYICKNIIEKHGGTIHFISKVKEGTTFYFDLPKWHEAVPLIQCLPQDSSIAPFLLILSSNTEFSKNLKRELEENGLLADIVSTLSQATVLVQKQAYSAAIIDVEGIKGEDIELIKEIYNKGLNPQLPIILVSSDQEKNKEMGKIFPIFGWLDKQADSGQISTFIQGIKKRLNSQLPKVLYVEDDLELIEVIKIIVKDQLQIFPVCTLKEAREKLASEEFDLVLLDLILPDGTGADLLPCLNPRTGQIIPVVIFSAREEDRQYGSEVKRFLVKSRTTESELIRILKSIIASKETQIIEEDYGQ, encoded by the coding sequence ATGAAATTTGACAAATATTCAAGAGTCACTCGAGCGATCGCGCTGGTAACAGGGTTTATCTCCCTGGCGATCTCGTTAATTCACTTGATCAGCTGGCATATCCATTATTATCCCGTTTTAGAGATAGGCGCTGATCTTCCTCCCATCCAATATAATACGGCCCTTTTACTGGCTTTATCTAGCCTTGCGCTTATTTATGATATTTTGATTTCGAATCACTTCTCCTTAAGCCGCTGGCTGGGATTCATAATAGGGGGCTGGGGCCTGCTAACCTTAATTGAATATGTAGGAAAAATTGATTTAGGGATCGATGAGCTCTTTTTCAAATCCTATATTGTTAGCCCATCTTATTATCCTGGACGCATGTCTCCCTTAACAGCCCTTGCCTTTATCTTTATCGGATCGGCTTTCTCATTCTTATCTCATCAGCGTATCAATCCAACTCGCAGTACACTTGCCTTTATTTTTACTATTCTTGTTTTTGCAGTTGGATTCTTTGGTCTGTTTAACTACTTCATTTCTATTCAAACCACATTAGGGATTAGCCATGCAACAGCTATGGCTCTATTGACGGGGATTACCTTAATTCTTCTTTCAATTGGAATTTTATCTAGAATCTTATATTTCAATCACATTCACCATATTGATATTTCTTACCTGTATCCTTTTTTAGTTTCTATTGGCGTTTTTCTTTTTTGTCTTTTGGAAATCTGGGGCGTTTGGCATGGCCAAGCTCAATCCCTTCACCGAGATATTAAAGAAAAAGCTCGGGAAATCCGCGCCAATCTTTCATTTGAACTGGAAGAAAAAGGATTTCTTCTTGTTAGGATGGTTAGGCGGACTGAATTAAGGCCGATTTCTATAAATTCTACTGAATGGGAACAAGATGCCCTTTTTTTAATGGAAAATGTTCACGATCTGAAGCAAATTGCCTGGCTGGATTCCGATTTCCATGTACAAAATTTCATCCCAAAGCAAGCCCAATTAGTTGACTTTTCTAATTTGTTTTCAGATGAGTTAAAGCAAGAAGTTGAAACGATTCCTTCCTCTCGCTTTCTTATTAAATATTTTTCTCCTTATCTCATTTTCATCATTCCTCCTGATGAAACTCAGAATATGTATTTAGTTGGCCTAGCGAATAGCTATCAGCTTTTTGACACTATTATCCAAAATTTAGCTTCTACAGACTATACCATTCAAGTTCTTCAGGACTCTATTCTCATTTATCAACTCAATGAGTCTCCCACACCCACAATGAAACAGTGGAGCGACCAAAGCCATTTAGAGTTGCCTGGCCTCGATTTGATTCTAGACGTTTTTCCTTCCACAGCAAAAATCAATGAAACAATCAATCAAGAGATTAGATGGATAAGCATACTGGGAGGATTCCTTTTAAGCTGTATACTAGGAATCCTGATTTATTTATGGCAGTTTAGCCAGAGAAAGCTTAAGCAAATCCAGCAAATCAGTGAAGAACTCACTGAAAATCAGGATAAGCTCGATTTAGCTTTAAAATCGGCGGAGATGGGAGTTTGGTCTTGGAATTTGGAGACAGATCAAGTCTTTACCGATTCGCACACGTCAAGTTTTCTTGGCTTGCCAAATAGAGCGTCTTTAAGAAGTTGGGATGAAGCTTTTATTTATGTTTTAGAGGAAGATAAAAACCGGCTCAAATTGCAATTAAATGAAGCTTTGAATAATAGAGGCTCCCTGGAAACCCATATCCGCATCGCTTCTCCCCAGCAGCCCTTTCGTTATCTTTCGATAAAAGGAAAGATAGGGGTAGTTGAGAAGGAAAGTACGCTTAAGATGACGGGAATTTGCTGGGATATCACGGAAAACCAGCGAAATTTAAAACTGCTAGAGGGGCAATTAGCAGTAGCCAAAATCCTTCAAACCTCTATTAGCATTAAAGAAGCAGCTCCGAAAATTTTAGAGGCATTGGGAAAAGATCTGGAATGGGATATAGCTGTGTTTTGGGAGTTAAAAGATAATGCCCAAGAAATGGAGTGCCTGAATATTTGGCATGTCCCGTCTTTTAATATAGAAGAATTTGAAAAGGAAACACGCGACTTAATTTTACATAAAGGACAAAGCTTTTTAGGTGAAATATGGGACTATGTGGGGCCTTTATGGATACAAGATATCGAATTAAAGCATAACTTTGCACAGGCAGAGAAAGCTCGCGCAATAGGATTAAAAGGAGCGCTTGGATTTCCTATCTTAGCCATGCAAAAAGACAAAAATATCGTTCTAGGAGTCATTGAATTTTTCAGACGGACACGTTTTAACGATAAAATCGATATTTTTTTTCTTAATTTTTGCTACGCGATCGGTTCGACTATCGGTCTCTTTATGCAGCAAAAGAAAGATGAGAGTGCGCAAGCCTTTTTAGCTTCCATTGTTCAATGCTCTAACGAGGCTATTATTAGCAAGAATCTAGATGGCATCATCACGAGTTGGAATAAAGGCGCCGAACAAATCTTTTATTATACGGAAGAAGAGGCGATTGGCAAATCTGTTCAAATACTTTATCCTCCAGAAAAATTTGAAGAGCTTCAATATATATTAGATATAACCAGCCGAGGGGAATTCATCTCAACACTTGAAACAGTGCGGAAGCGAAAAAATGGAGAACTATGCTGGTGCTTAGCTGCGTTTTCTCCAATCAAAGATCGGACTGGAGCAATTGTGGGATCGTGTGCAATCGCACGAGATATTTCGGAATTTAAACGCGCACAAGAGGAAGCGCAAAAACACCAAGAAAATTTCCGGGCCTTTATTGAAACGACCAATGATTGGATATGGTCAATTGATGCAGAAGGAAAAATTACCTTTTCCAATAACGCCATAAAGACCATCTTGGGATATAAGGTAGAAGAAATTATAGGCGCCGATATCTCATTTTTATTAGATGCAGGAGATAGAAAAAAATGGACTCAAGAATTTAAAAATTATCTCAACAAACAGAAAGGGTGGATTGCCCTAGTTCATCAATGGAGGCATAAAAATGGCTCCATTAAATGGTTGGAGAGCAATGCCGAGCCTATCATAAGTGCACAAGGGGAAATTACCGGCTATCGAGGTGCAGACCGCGATATCACAGAACGGGTGCATGCTGATAAAGTGAAGAACGAGTTTATTTCAGTAGTCAGCCATGAACTGAGAACCCCGCTTACTTCTATTCGCGGATCTCTTGGCCTATTAATTGGAAAATCAAAAGAAGAATTAAAGCCCCGCTCCCTTCATCTCATTGAAATTGCCTATAACAATTGCGAACGTCTGATCCGCCTCATCAACGACATTTTAGATATGGAAAAAATGGAGGTAGGAAAGATAGAGCTTCACTTTGAACCGCTTAATATTGATGACTTGATCCATACAGCTGTCGAAAGCAGCCAATCCTATGCAGAAAAATTTAAAGTCCAAATAAAGGTTGAACAGTTGACAGAGGGAGCAAAGATTTTTGGAAGCGCTGATCGCCTGCTGCAAGTCCTGGATAATCTTCTTTCTAATGCAATTAAATTCTCAAATCCAAATGGCCACGTATTTATCAGCGCGACACAGAATACGACTAGCGTTCGCGTGTCTATCAAAGATGAGGGATGCGGAATTGAGGATTCATTTCAAAATCAAGTGTTTAAGAAATTCGCTCAAGCGGATGCATCAAGCTCAAGACCTTCTGCAGGAACGGGCCTTGGATTATACATTTGTAAAAACATTATTGAAAAACATGGGGGAACGATTCACTTCATTTCAAAAGTCAAAGAAGGAACAACCTTTTATTTTGATCTTCCTAAATGGCATGAAGCCGTTCCTTTGATTCAATGCCTCCCTCAAGACAGCAGTATTGCCCCTTTTTTACTTATTCTCTCTAGCAATACGGAATTTTCTAAAAATTTAAAGCGCGAGTTGGAGGAAAATGGACTTTTAGCTGATATCGTCAGTACGCTTTCGCAAGCGACTGTACTCGTTCAAAAGCAGGCATATAGCGCCGCTATTATTGACGTTGAAGGCATAAAAGGCGAGGATATCGAACTAATTAAGGAAATTTACAATAAGGGATTAAATCCCCAACTTCCGATTATTCTCGTTTCCAGCGATCAGGAAAAAAATAAAGAAATGGGAAAAATCTTTCCTATTTTTGGATGGCTGGACAAACAAGCGGATTCAGGACAAATTTCTACTTTTATTCAAGGAATCAAGAAAAGGCTGAATTCGCAATTGCCAAAAGTCTTATACGTAGAAGATGATCTGGAATTAATAGAAGTCATTAAAATCATTGTAAAAGACCAATTACAGATTTTTCCCGTTTGTACTTTAAAAGAAGCGCGAGAAAAATTGGCAAGCGAAGAATTTGATTTAGTCTTGCTAGATTTGATCCTTCCGGACGGAACGGGAGCGGACCTTCTTCCTTGCCTGAACCCGCGGACCGGTCAAATCATTCCCGTGGTTATTTTCTCGGCACGGGAAGAAGACCGTCAATACGGTAGCGAAGTTAAACGGTTTTTAGTGAAATCGCGAACAACAGAAAGCGAGCTGATTCGAATCCTTAAATCAATCATAGCCTCCAAAGAAACCCAGATAATTGAGGAAGATTATGGCCAATAA